In Brettanomyces nanus chromosome 3, complete sequence, a single genomic region encodes these proteins:
- the NEO1 gene encoding Putative aminophospholipid-translocase (BUSCO:EOG093409BT) — protein sequence MEHLQSRLHSSNVASTSTSSSTSVNISPNDTTSSSNRFNLDRDFENTLNVALQNIDANPFLDHSRQSSTVVNSISANHSKFRIDDNDNDIDNETDSDTNEAYSLHGLNYKARNMSSSYRNDQTSSLLGDVEAARDGRRLRSAAGTSGLLFSLKDFLGIPPGSSRSKSSIQISHPHSSRPSSVHLPENCNDLPSPLKDRIINPHMDAELLPTNAISNAKYNALTFLPMTLYEQFKFFFNLYFLLVALSQAIPALRIGYLSSYVVPLAFVLTVTLFKEASDDIQRRRRDNEQNSELYEVLGSARPVRSKDLRCGDLVKLYKDVRVPADMVLVQSSESSGESFVKTDQLDGETDWKLRVACPLTQSISEEDLNSIQITAEPPSRHIHDFLGKMIYGINAVGLTVDNTAWANTVLASGSAIGCIVYTGRDTRQAMNTSAPRAKTGLLESEINRISKILCICVFILSVALVAANGFGKDWYLDIMRFLILFSTIIPVSLRVNLDLGKSVYAHQIEHDRQIPDTIVRTSTIPEDLGRIEYLLTDKTGTLTQNDMELKKLHLGSISYAGDTMDLVAECVKQMGETAPTKAKKRRDMGARVRDLVVTLAVCHNVTPTYEGGKVEYQASSPDEIAIVNFTKSVGLSLTKRDRHSITLLHAYTGRQYHYDILQMFPFNSDTKRMGIIVHDTARDEYWFLEKGADTVMSRIVQQNDWLEEETSNMASEGLRTLVVGRKKLTKTVYDEFHEKFESASASMIDRDQQMARVVTQYLEHDLELQGLTGVEDKLQENVKSSIESLRNAGIKIWMLTGDKVETARCVAVSAKLISRGQYVHVVTQLSKITSSTSAAHDVAIQQLEYLKSNPDACLLIDGESLGIYMRFYRDKFCKVVIRLPAVIACRCTPQQKADVATMIKEATNKRVCCIGDGGNDVSMIQSANVGVGIVGKEGKQASLAADFSVTQFSYLTKLLMWHGRNSYKRSAKLAQFVIHRGLLISVCQAVFSICSSFAPLALYQGWLMVGYATLYTMAPVFSLVLDYDVSEDLVTLYPELYEELTEGKSLSFKTFFVWVAVSFYQGIVMQGLSQLFVGLDEVLFTSMVAISYTALIINELIMVAFEVHTWNKTMVWTELVTLGLYIGSVPFLSDYFDLSYVASASFVWQSITILAISLVPIWAAKALSRKLRPPNYAKVQQAA from the exons ATGGAAC aTTTACAATCTCGCTTACATTCCTCCAACGTTGCCAGCACTTCGACATCCAGTAGTACCAGCGTCAATATTAGTCCTAACGACACTACCTCGAGTTCGAACCGGTTCAACTTGGACCGGGATTTTGAAAACACATTGAATGTCGCCCTACAGAATATAGACGCAAACCCATTTCTTGATCACTCTCGCCAGAGCTCTACAGTAGTCAATTCCATTTCAGCAAATCACAGCAAATTTCGCATCGACGACAACGACAACGACATCGACAACGAGACGGATAGCGATACCAACGAGGCTTACTCTCTTCACGGCTTAAATTATAAGGCTCGAAATatgtcttcttcatatcGTAATGATCAAACTTCATCCCTTTTAGGAGACGTTGAGGCAGCTAGAGATGGCAGACGGCTACGTTCGGCTGCAGGCACTTCAGggcttctcttttctctgaAGGACTTTTTGGGGATACCTCCAGGATCGTCTagatccaaatcttctATACAGATTTCTCATCCCCATTCCTCTAGACCTTCAAGTGttcatcttccagaaaACTGCAACGACTTACCTtcacctttgaaagatCGAATAATCAACCCTCACATGGACGCAGAGCTGCTTCCGACAAATGCCATATCGAATGCCAAGTACAATGCACTTACATTTCTTCCCATGACTCTCTACGAAcagttcaagttctttttcaacCTCTATTTCCTTTTGGTGGCATTATCCCAGGCTATTCCTGCCTTACGTATAGGCTATTTGTCTTCTTACGTGGTTCCACTAGCGTTTGTACTTACAGTcactcttttcaaagaggcaTCTGACGATATACAGCGTCGTCGTCGTGATAATGAGCAGAACAGCGAGTTATATGAAGTTTTAGGTTCTGCAAGACCCGTTAGATCCAAGGACCTTCGTTGTGGTGACCTAGTGAAACTCTACAAAGACGTTCGGGTTCCTGCTGATATGGTTCTTGTCCAATCTAGTGAATCCAGCGGTGAATCATTTGTCAAGACAGACCAATTGGATGGTGAAACGGACTGGAAGTTGCGTGTAGCCTGCCCATTAACGCAATCGAtatctgaagaagatctcaACAGCATTCAAATTACAGCAGAGCCTCCTTCCAGGCATATTCATGATTTTCTTGGGAAAATGATTTACGGTATTAATGCTGTAGGTTTGACTGTCGATAACACTGCATGGGCCAATACCGTGCTTGCCTCTGGTTCTGCCATTGGTTGCATTGTCTACACCGGTAGGGATACCAGGCAGGCCATGAATACCTCTGCGCCCCGTGCTAAAACTGGATTGTTGGAGTCGGAGATCAACCGAATTTCCAAGATCTTGTGTATTTGTGTGTTCATTCTTTCTGTAGCTCTTGTTGCCGCCAACGGCTTTGGTAAGGATTGGTACTTGGATATAATGCGCTTTCTTATTTTGTTTTCGACCATTATTCCTGTGTCCTTGAGAGTGAACTTAGACTTGGGTAAATCCGTGTATGCGCATCAGATAGAGCACGATAGGCAGATTCCTGACACAATAGTGAGAACAAGTACCATTCCTGAAGACTTAGGAAGAATCGAGTATCTTCTCACTGATAAAACTGGTACCCTCACGCAGAATGATATGGAACTTAAGAAGCTTCATCTCGGTTCTATTTCATATGCTGGCGATACCATGGACTTGGTTGCTGAATGCGTCAAGCAGATGGGTGAAACTGCACCGACTAAGGCCAAGAAACGTAGGGATATGGGGGCACGCGTGAGAGATCTCGTTGTCACTTTGGCCGTGTGCCATAACGTGACCCCAACATACGAAGGAGGGAAAGTGGAATATCAGGCTTCATCTCCAGATGAGATCGCCATAGTGAACTTTACTAAGAGTGTGGGCCTTTCTCTCACGAAAAGGGACAGGCATAGCATTACTCTCCTTCATGCATACACTGGCAGACAGTATCATTATGATATTCTCCAGATGTTCCCATTCAATTCGGACACTAAGCGAATGGGAATTATAGTCCATGATACTGCTAGGGATGAATATTGGTTCCTTGAAAAGGGTGCCGATACTGTCATGTCAAGAATTGTTCAGCAAAATGACTGgttggaggaagaaacaagtAATATGGCCAGTGAAGGTCTTAGAACGCTAGTTGTTGGCCGCAAGAAGCTTACAAAGACTGTTTACGACGAATTTCACGAGAAATTTGAGTCTGCATCTGCTTCTATGATAGATAGAGACCAGCAAATGGCTCGTGTGGTGACTCAGTACCTTGAACACGACTTGGAATTACAAGGATTGACTggtgttgaagataaaCTTCAGGAGAATGTGAAGTCCAGTATTGAGTCACTTCGTAATGCTGGAATTAAAATTTGGATGCTTACTGGTGACAAAGTCGAGACTGCTCGGTGTGTTGCGGTGAGTGCAAAGTTGATTTCAAGGGGACAATATGTCCATGTAGTGACACAGTTGAGTAAGATAACATCGTCCACTTCTGCTGCACATGATGTGGCTATTCAGCAGTTGGAATATCTTAAATCGAACCCCGATGCGTGCCTTTTGATCGATGGCGAATCGTTGGGTATCTATATGAGGTTTTACAGGGACAAATTTTGCAAAGTTGTCATCCGACTACCTGCCGTGATTGCTTGTCGTTGCACTCCTCAACAGAAGGCTGACGTAGCTACCATGATTAAAGAGGCCACCAACAAGCGTGTTTGCTGTATCGGCGATGGTGGTAATGACGTTAGTATGATTCAAAGCGCCAACGTCGGTGTCGGTATAGTTGGAAAAGAGGGTAAGCAGGCCTCATTGGCTGCCGATTTTTCCGTCACTCAATTTTCTTATCTTACAAAGCTTCTCATGTGGCACGGCCGTAACTCCTACAAACGTAGTGCCAAATTGGCTCAGTTTGTGATCCACCGTGGTCTTCTAATATCAGTGTGTCAGGCCgtcttctccatttgctcttcttttgctCCATTAGCCTTGTACCAAGGCTGGCTCATGGTGGGTTATGCCACTTTATACACAATGGCGCCTGTATTCTCATTAGTGTTGGATTATGATGTCAGCGAGGATTTGGTCACTTTGTATCCGGAGCTTTACGAGGAATTGACCGAAGGAAAATCACTTTCGTTCAAGACATTTTTTGTATGGGTTGCTGTCTCCTTTTACCAGGGCATAGTCATGCAAGGATTGTCGCAGTTATTTGTTGGCCTTGACGAAGTGCTGTTCACGTCTATGGTGGCTATTAGTTACACTGCTCTAATTATCAATGAGTTAATTATGGTGGCATTCGAGGTCCATACATGGAATAAAACCATGGTGTGGACTGAACTAGTCACGTTAGGATTGTACATAGGTTCTGTGCCGTTTTTGTCCGACTACTTCGATTTGAGTTATGTTGCATCTGCTTCGTTCGTCTGGCAGTCTATTACCATCTTGGCGATCTCTTTGGTTCCTATTTGGGCAGCCAAGGCCCTTAGTAGGAAGCTCAGACCTCCAAATTATGCCAAGGTGCAGCAAGCTGCCTGA
- a CDS encoding uncharacterized protein (EggNog:ENOG41), with product MKFAQSLEQHIVPEWRGQYLDYKNGKKKIKKLQKRTSVLQVAKDQIDQSGTSSHHLPTPKFSFRSPRSKTTVSGSPQPIYSSTEPVINTPEQRGISEHRVTFPNASAEPFSLPSPAIYPETLNQSSISTRDSLSTDSETGEGTNVDTSVNINARTPLLSKQSAPIGELNHRKSSVFKLLDTLRRQNSLTQLSQLLSHSSENANMSLTELEEMSLYAKQQFINWVDSELRKVDEFFREREQDSLERFLVLQDQLIQLNEKKEQAKIQMDRILEGTTISRQRQRAVSDVSDDYDVCMDDEEEDENDENTAASDVQAIAVSEPSMRSKSLATANSKMRIFIYWAQNELGLFTKFDLPSLPTFDWLKENGKAEKQYYEEGYYDSDDSDDTDNNSLVNDPRYNRKDYMRKKKRVDKVHNVSYFAARRQLKRAVYEFYHSLELLKSFRLMNRTAFRKLIKKYDKTTDDTLLPTYMKTVDSKYFTTSDVLDNLMVKAEEMFTQYFENGNRKIALTKLREIQAEKTYYAPNYLNGWLLGMALPIFAFTVFYALDRTIGGDLPEGKWLMQIWAGFFLLCLMAMLFGINCFVWDEFKVNYKLIFEFNPRDNLNFRQYLVLPTLLFFIGSLLAWFSFEDFWPVEFNGRDWPWIFLIISIAILFCPFDILYLNARTWFLSTVFRLVLSGLYPVEFRDFFLGDIFCSLTYSISNTSMFLCLYRTHWDKCLDGSGLTKCGSSGSRLLGFLSALPNIWRFLQCFRRFADTGDGFPHLANMCKYLISCMYYMSLSMYRIDTIPQNRSLLIVFGGINGLVSAAWDLLMDWSLFQFHSKNFLLRDEITYKRKWVYYSAMITDVILRHQWVCYALFQKHIQQSAVTGFGVALAEVIRRFIWIFFRMENEHATNVHLFRASRDAPLPFPTSRKRRRRAVKSRVMQQFHVSDEEAQYASTATGITTGFVPAPQPAHTAEGLRTRGQEPSLAPLSEEGSTRNTEATTNYWGTLSKVLKMAHIKDFQRRKPRSVSDIAAEEARAAAGGTSHDPDGDDSDNGGADTDEDIAEDEYRR from the coding sequence ATGAAGTTTGCACAATCTCTGGAGCAGCATATAGTCCCGGAATGGAGAGGACAATACCTTGACTAcaagaatggaaagaagaagattaagaaacttcaaaagagaacGAGCGTTCTTCAGGTAGCTAAGGatcaaattgatcaatcGGGTACTTCGAGTCACCATTTACCTACTCCGAAGTTCAGTTTTAGATCTCCCAGGAGTAAAACCACGGTTTCCGGGTCCCCTCAACCAATCTATTCGTCAACTGAACCTGTCATCAATACACCAGAACAAAGAGGCATCTCCGAGCACCGCGTTACATTTCCAAACGCTTCGGCAGAACCGTTTTCTCTTCCCTCTCCTGCTATTTACCCCGAAACTCTAAACCAATCTTCCATTTCTACCAGAGACTCGCTCAGTACAGACAGTGAGACTGGTGAGGGCACAAATGTTGACACATCTGTCAATATCAATGCCCGTACACCTCTTCTCTCAAAGCAGTCTGCCCCCATTGGTGAGCTGAACCATCGTAAATCGTCAGTCTTTAAATTACTCGACACCCTTAGACGTCAAAACTCTTTGACACAGCTATCTCAGCTACTCTCTCACAGTTCCGAGAACGCTAACATGTCCTTGACcgaattggaagaaatgtCATTGTATGCCAAACAGCAGTTCATCAATTGGGTTGACTCAGAGCTTCGTAAAGTGGATGAATTCTTTCGAGAGCGTGAGCAGGACTCACTAGAGCGCTTTCTTGTACTTCAGGATCAACTGATCCAACTAAACGAGAAAAAAGAGCAGGCTAAGATCCAGATGGATAGAATTCTGGAAGGTACAACCATCAGTAGGCAGCGTCAAAGAGCCGTGTCGGATGTCTCCGATGACTACGATGTTTgtatggatgatgaagaagaggacgaGAACGACGAGAATACCGCAGCGAGCGATGTACAGGCGATTGCAGTCTCTGAACCTTCAATGCGTTCCAAGAGCTTGGCAACTGCCAATTCCAAGATGAGGATTTTTATCTATTGGGCTCAGAACGAGTTAGGACTTTTCACGAAGTTTGATCTACCCTCATTGCCGACCTTTGACTGGCTCAAAGAGAACGGAAAGGCCGAAAAGCAATATTATGAAGAGGGATACTACGATTCAGATGATTCAGACGATACGGATAACAATTCGTTAGTCAATGATCCCAGATATAATCGTAAAGACTATATGcgcaagaagaaaagggTTGATAAAGTACACAATGTTTCTTATTTCGCTGCTCGAAGGCAACTTAAACGTGCAGTATACGAGTTTTACCATTCTTTGGAACTTCTCAAGTCGTTTCGGCTAATGAATAGAACGGCCTTCCGTAAGCTTATTAAGAAATACGACAAAACTACCGATGATACACTTCTTCCCACCTATATGAAGACGGTTGACAGTAAATATTTCACCACCTCTGATGTTTTGGATAACTTGATGGTTAAGGCTGAAGAAATGTTTACACAATACTTCGAAAACGGCAACAGAAAGATTGCATTGACCAAGTTAAGAGAGATACAGGCGGAGAAAACTTACTATGCTCCTAATTATTTGAATGGATGGTTACTTGGTATGGCCCTGCCCATATTTGCCTTTACTGTGTTCTATGCATTGGATAGAACTATCGGTGGGGACTTGCCTGAAGGTAAATGGTTGATGCAAATCTGGGCAGGCTTCTTCCTGCTCTGTCTCATGGCTATGCTATTTGGCATTAACTGCTTTGTTTGGGATGAATTTAAAGTTAACTACAAGCTTATTTTTGAGTTTAATCCACGCGACAACTTGAACTTCCGTCAATATCTTGTTTTGCCAACGCTACTATTCTTTATAGGCTCTCTATTAGCCTGGTTTAGCTTTGAGGACTTCTGGCCCGTGGAATTCAATGGACGAGACTGGCCATGGATTTTTCTAATTATCTCCATAGCGATTTTATTCTGTCCATTCGACATCCTCTATCTCAATGCTCGTACCTGGTTTCTTTCCACCGTTTTTAGATTGGTTCTAAGTGGACTGTATCCGGTTGAATTCAGGGacttttttcttggtgatATCTTCTGCTCACTCACATACTCGATTTCCAATACTTCGATGTTCTTATGTCTTTATCGCACCCACTGGGACAAATGCTTGGATGGTAGTGGACTAACGAAGTGTGGCTCCTCAGGTTCTAGACTTCTTGGATTTCTTTCGGCCTTGCCAAATATTTGGCgttttcttcaatgcttcCGTCGTTTTGCCGATACTGGAGATGGTTTCCCTCATTTAGCTAATATGTGCAAGTACCTCATCTCTTGCATGTATTACATGAGCTTGAGTATGTACCGGATAGACACCATTCCTCAGAACCGGTCCCTTCTTATTGTTTTTGGAGGCATTAACGGGCTTGTCAGTGCTGCATGGGATCTTCTAATGGATTGGTCTTTGTTCCAGTTTCATTCCAAGAACTTTTTGCTTCGTGATGAGATTACATACAAGCGTAAATGGGTTTATTACAGCGCCATGATTACAGACGTAATCTTGAGACATCAGTGGGTTTGCTATGCATTATTTCAGAAGCATATTCAGCAGTCTGCCGTAACAGGATTTGGTGTGGCACTCGCAGAAGTGATTAGAAGATTCatctggatcttcttccgTATGGAAAACGAGCATGCCACTAATGTGCATCTTTTCAGGGCTTCACGAGACGCTCCTCTTCCCTTTCCTACCAGTcgtaaaagaagaagaagagcagtAAAATCGCGTGTAATGCAACAATTCCACGTGtctgatgaagaggctCAATACGCATCTACTGCTACTGGCATCACAACTGGATTTGTTCCTGCTCCTCAACCTGCTCATACCGCGGAAGGATTGAGAACCAGAGGCCAGGAACCCTCTTTGGCCCCATTGTCAGAAGAAGGTTCCACTAGAAACACGGAAGCAACTACCAATTACTGGGGTACTTTATCTAAAGTGCTCAAGATGGCACATATAAAGGACTttcagagaagaaagccTCGTTCTGTTAGTGATAtagcagcagaagaagcacGTGCCGCAGCAGGTGGTACGTCACACGATCCTGACGGCGATGACTCCGATAATGGAGGGGCAGACACAGATGAAGACATTGCGGAAGATGAATACAGAAGATAG
- a CDS encoding uncharacterized protein (EggNog:ENOG41), with product MGSLHITPAQKEGISTDAKAESQQPLIRQKRLFSFLLSKDIPPIPSPDERKVYPEKHTNPLYYVLFWWLTPILEVGYKRTLQAEDMYILDEPQKIEYIYAKFHKYLENEIAKSRKGKGEAEGEQTNSDSDSDSISKIPTKILLVAIMKTFWFDYTLGSLELLASDIISTLMPLLQKKLTNFVELKAFGVSVDMGKGIGYAIGCCFMVLATGLFVNHFFYQSMCVGAKTKAILTKLLLEKSYHLDAKGRHDFPTGKITSLMSTDLNRIDLALGFMPFVCVAPVPVIIAIALLIVNIGVASLVGIAVFVISSVMLGATISTLMSLRTKANKYTDSRVSLTKEFLKNFKIIKFYSWEESYKKRLGSIREKEMHYVLNLQNLRNIVIAYAISLPTISSTVAFCVLYAMNSNRSVGDIFSSLTLFQVLASQFSMIPMALAVGTDFFIGLRRIADFISAGEVPLEGDIPEVLDDPDLALKVVDGNFKWQEFEADSDEEDEDEDKNEGESSKKTKKCLVRRRDTNPASATDTSSSNFEKSNSLDVEREALKFHGLKNVNLEIKKGELVVITGQIGSGKSSLLNALAGFMHKESGTVFCNGNLLLCGYPWAQNATVRDNITFGRPFDRPWYSEVVHSCCLEDDLKMLPGGDNTEVGERGVTLSGGQKARVNLARAIYAKSDIILLDDVLSAVDAKVGKLIMKRCIMGLLKDKTRILATHQLSLIGAADRMVFLNGDGSLDVGTMDELLNRNENFINLMKFSNDESKEGRNNDGTDGKDDDQLRRIRTQMVNDYEKVSIVRDEERAVNEIHLSVYQSYLKQGSGFFKSAYLPILLTSMILATFCSIFTSNWLSFWAEDKFPGRSSHFYMGLYLMFTFLAVIFLTAEFTMLVYFSNTASRRMNILAMGRMIHAPMSYIDTTPMGRILNRFTKDTDVCDNELVEQYRMFINPFCTIAGTIIMCIIYLPWFAIAVPGLVIIYVAVANFYQASAREVKRLEALQRSLVFNHFGEALGGMDTVKAHKASHRFLSHLNELIDNMNEAYFLTIANQRWLSINLDLVATILSLIITLLCCFRVFDISAASTGLLLTYVLTMSGLLSMMLRSLTQIENEMNSVERLNYFAVDLIQEPPYEIPETDPSPKWPERGRIVFDNVSLRYRPGLPYVLKAISMDIKPQERVGFCGRTGAGKSTIMSCMYRLVEFEGKIYIDDVDISTLGLHKLRSRLSIIPQDPVLFAGTIRENLDPFKEKTDNELWDALRRAGLIEEDEMASVKEQKRGDENLFKFHLQQFVEDDGINFSLGERQLLALARALVRQSKILILDEATSSVDYETDAKVQKTIATEFSDCTIMCVAHRLRTIISYDRIVVLDHGEIKEFDKPLNLFKNKEGIFRSMCDQSQIAEEDFV from the coding sequence ATGGGGTCGCTGCATATTACACCGGCTCAGAAAGAGGGTATCTCTACAGATGCCAAGGCAGAATCACAGCAGCCCCTTATTAGGCAGAAAAGactcttctcctttctaCTCTCTAAAGATATCCCTCCAATCCCTTCTCCTGATGAGCGGAAAGTCTATCCAGAAAAGCATACAAATCCACTCTACTACGTGCTTTTCTGGTGGCTTACACCAATACTTGAGGTAGGTTACAAGCGTACTCTTCAGGCCGAGGATATGTACATTTTAGATGAACCTCAGAAAATCGAGTATATATATGCAAAGTTTCACAAGTATCTTGAAAACGAAATAGCCAAGAGTCGAAAGGGCAAAGGCGAAGCAGAAGGCGAACAGACAAACTCTGATAGCGATTCTGACTCCATCTCAAAGATCCCTACAAAGATCTTGTTGGTCGCTATAATGAAGACTTTCTGGTTCGACTACACTCTTGGAAGTCTGGAGTTACTCGCTTCCGACATTATATCTACACTTATGCCTTTACTACAGAAAAAGCTTACCAATTTTGTCGAATTGAAGGCTTTTGGAGTATCCGTTGATATGGGGAAAGGTATTGGATATGCGATAGGCTGCTGCTTTATGGTGCTTGCGACTGGTCTTTTTGTAAACCACTTCTTCTACCAGTCTATGTGTGTTGGTGCCAAGACTAAAGCTATTCTTACCAAACTTTTACTCGAGAAAAGCTATCATTTGGATGCAAAAGGCCGTCATGATTTTCCCACTGGTAAAATCACTTCTCTAATGAGTACAGACTTGAATAGGATTGATTTGGCCCTTGGATTCATGCCGTTTGTTTGCGTTGCCCCAGTTCCTGTCATCATTGCCATCGCCTTATTGATCGTTAACATCGGTGTTGCATCTTTGGTGGGTATCGCCGTCTTTGTGATCAGTAGTGTAATGCTAGGTGCTACCATAAGCACGTTGATGTCTCTCAGAACAAAGGCCAACAAATATACTGATAGCCGTGTTAGTTTGACCAAAGAGTTCCTTAAGAACTTCAAAATTATTAAGTTCTACAGTTGGGAGGAGTCCTATAAAAAGAGACTTGGCAGTATTAGGGAAAAGGAGATGCATTATGTGCTAAACTTGCAGAACCTCAGAAATATCGTTATCGCCTATGCCATTTCTTTGCCTACTATTTCTTCCACTGTTGCATTCTGTGTTCTTTACGCCATGAACTCGAATCGTTCCGTTGGTGACATCTTTTCCTCGTTGACTTTATTCCAAGTCTTGGCTAGTCAATTTAGCATGATTCCAATGGCGTTGGCTGTTGGTACTGATTTCTTCATCGGCTTGAGAAGAATCGCCGATTTTATATCTGCTGGCGAGGTTCCTCTTGAAGGGGATATTCCTGAGGTGTTGGATGATCCTGACCTAGCATTGAAAGTGGTCGATGGTAACTTCAAATGGCAAGAATTCGAAGCTGATAGTGATgaggaagacgaagatgaagacaaaAACGAAGGTGAGAGCAGCAAGAAGACCAAAAAATGCTTAGTTCGCAGGCGTGACACGAATCCCGCATCAGCCACTGatacttcatcttccaattttgaaaaatctAATAGCTTGGATGTCGAACGGGAAGCTCTTAAATTTCAtggtttgaagaatgtCAATCTTGAAATTAAGAAAGGTGAATTGGTTGTGATTACCGGCCAAATCGGATCCGGTAAATCATCTCTTCTAAATGCATTGGCCGGCTTTATGCACAAGGAATCGGGAACCGTCTTTTGTAACGGAAACTTATTACTCTGCGGATATCCATGGGCTCAGAATGCTACAGTAAGAGATAATATCACATTTGGCCGTCCCTTTGATAGACCTTGGTACAGTGAAGTTGTGCATTCCTGCTGCCTTGAAGACGATCTCAAAATGCTTCCTGGTGGCGACAATACGGAGGTTGGCGAACGTGGTGTTACTCTTTCTGGTGGCCAAAAAGCCCGTGTGAACTTGGCCCGTGCCATTTATGCCAAGAGTGATATAATTCTATTGGACGATGTGCTAAGTGCGGTGGACGCAAAAGTTGGAAAATTAATCATGAAGCGTTGCATTATGGGGTTGTTGAAGGATAAGACAAGAATTTTGGCAACACATCAATTGTCGTTGATTGGGGCAGCCGATAGAATGGTTTTCCTAAACGGAGATGGCTCTTTGGATGTTGGAACTATGGATGAATTACTAAATCGAAACGAGAATTTCATTaatttgatgaagtttAGTAACGATGAAAGTAAGGAGGGAAGAAATAATGATGGTACAGACGGTAAAGACGACGATCAATTGCGCAGAATCCGGACTCAGATGGTCAATGACTACGAGAAGGTAAGCATTGTTCGGGATGAGGAAAGGGCTGTTAATGAGATCCATCTGAGTGTCTACCAAAGTTACTTGAAGCAAGGCTCTGGGTTCTTCAAGTCTGCATATTTGCCAATATTGCTCACCTCGATGATCCTAGCAACATTCTGCTCGATTTTCACCAGTAATTGGCTTTCATTCTGGGCGGAGGACAAATTCCCTGGCCGTAGCAGTCATTTTTACATGGGATTATATCTTATGTTTACCTTCTTGGCCGTTATCTTTTTGACTGCCGAATTTACTATGTTGGTATACTTCTCAAATACTGCCTCCAGGCGTATGAACATTCTGGCTATGGGTCGTATGATCCATGCACCGATGTCATACATTGATACCACACCTATGGGACGTATATTGAACAGATTCACTAAGGATACCGATGTCTGTGATAATGAGTTGGTGGAGCAGTACAGAATGTTTATCAATCCTTTCTGTACCATTGCTGGCACTATCATCATGTGTATTATTTACCTTCCTTGGTTTGCCATTGCAGTTCCTGGCTTAGTTATTATCTATGTTGCTGTTGCTAATTTCTATCAGGCTAGTGCTAGAGAGGTGAAGCGGCTGGAGGCATTACAAAGATCGCTTGTGTTTAATCATTTTGGTGAAGCTCTAGGTGGTATGGATACTGTCAAAGCGCACAAGGCTTCTCATAGGTTTTTGTCACATTTAAACGAACTCATTGATAACATGAATGAAGCATACTTCCTTACCATCGCCAACCAGAGATGGTTGTCGATCAACTTGGACTTGGTGGCCACGATTTTGTCGCTCATCATTACTTTACTCTGTTGCTTCCGAGTTTTTGACATTAGTGCTGCGTCTACCGGTTTGTTGTTGACTTATGTACTTACAATGTCCGGTCTTCTCTCGATGATGCTTAGATCATTGACtcaaattgaaaatgaGATGAATTCTGTTGAAAGATTAAATTATTTCGCTGTGGATTTGATCCAGGAGCCTCCTTACGAGATTCCGGAGACAGATCCTTCACCGAAATGGCCCGAGAGAGGTAGAATCGTGTTTGATAATGTTTCTCTTAGATACAGACCGGGGCTTCCTTACGTTTTAAAGGCAATTAGCATGGATATAAAACCTCAAGAGAGAGTTGGATTCTGTGGAAGAACAGGTGCCGGTAAGTCGACTATAATGTCTTGTATGTATCGCCTTGTTGAGTTTGAAGGTAAGATTTacattgatgatgttgatatCAGCACTTTGGGTTTACACAAATTAAGATCGAGGTTGTCTATCATCCCTCAAGACCCTGTGTTATTCGCCGGTACTATCAGAGAGAATTTGGATCCGTTTAAGGAGAAGACGGACAATGAATTGTGGGATGCATTGAGAAGAGCCGGACTTATcgaagaggatgaaatgGCGTCAGtgaaagagcagaaaagagGCGACGAgaatcttttcaaatttcatcttcagcaatttgttgaagacgACGGTATTAACTTTTCCCTTGGTGAAAGGCAGTTGTTGGCTTTAGCTAGGGCCCTTGTTAGACAGAGTaagattttgattttggatGAGGCCACTTCGAGTGTCGATTATGAGACGGATGCGAAAGTTCAAAAAACCATTGCTACAGAGTTCTCAGATTGTACGATTATGTGTGTTGCACATAGGTTGAGGACTATTATATCTTACGACAGAATTGTGGTTTTGGATCATGGTGAGATCAAGGAATTTGATAAGCCATTGAACTTGttcaaaaataaagaaggcATCTTTAGATCGATGTGCGATCAATCTCAAATAGCAGAAGAGGATTTTGTTTAA